Sequence from the Camarhynchus parvulus chromosome 1, STF_HiC, whole genome shotgun sequence genome:
GGTGGAGAGGAAGCATTTTCAGTGGCTGGAGTTTACAGGAGGATAAGTTGTTACATTTTGTCCTCTGTCCCTTCAAGGGTGTATGGTGGTACCCTGGTTTGTAATGCATCACAGCAGTGAAACCCAGTAGCCAGGTTCTGGTTAGACAGCCTGCCACCCTTCCAGCCAGCCAAGTCCAGCAGGACCCTTGAGTCTGAAATGCTTTCATAGACAGTGAGCAGGTGTCAGCAGCAGATGGAGGCTTGACTGGAGACATCCATTTTTTACTAGCAACATTGCCTCTGCCTCTGCTACCATCAGCATCAACAaaacaggcagggagagagctAGGAGAAAGCACAGCAAGAAAGCAGCCTGTTGTGCCTGCTTTCAGCAGCAAGCCAGTGGTCAAGCCTTCGGAGATCTAAGTAAATTCTGACTGTGTGGAACACCATGGCCAACTTGAAAAGTTAATGGGAAGCAGTCAGAAACAAAATGCCATCTAAACCTCTGTGTGATGCAGAAAATGTAATAACCGTGAAACCTAAGCAAAAGGATTataatgtttttgttattttcatatttgtagTAGTTATTACCATTCCAAACAAACTGCAACTAGAAATACAAACCCACGGTTCTGGTGCAAGAAGTTCAAAGACGTTGCACTGTTAAATGGTCACTTGTCATTAAAATGAATGGTTCAGTTAAAtcttaaaattcagaattcagaaaaattgGTCCCAGATTTGCTAGAAAATCATGGGATTACCCAATTACAGGAAAGGGAGCAGGGTTTGTTTCCAAAATACAATTCTCCAACCTAGTATAGTCTATCCAGTTTGAGCTCATTTTCTTACTAAATACAGAATGAATCAGTGAGcttttaaatgtttgcttttttctgttatttattttatcacaGTAGAAGTTCCTGGAgttctgaaaatgcagctgatTACAAGAAGAATAGACCAAAAAAGGGAACAGTGAGTTTCGGATACATTAGACATAACAAAATGTCTATCTGTGTGTTTAATTACAACTTCTATCTAATATGTTCTGATGAAATACAGCTAGCCCATCTTCCTCAAAATAATCTTGGTCTGTGTAATCTCACTACATGCTTAGTTCCCTCACTCCTATTTCATCCATTagctaaatatatttattgtcTTAATGTCAGctctaataattttttctgtgctgagagCAGAAATTGTGGCTGACAGATCAGGTTTTGAATATTGGGGGAGTTAGTGGGACACAGCCTTCCTTGCCTGAGGCCCACAGTAGCAGACCCTCCTGCTGTTGAGAAAGTGTCTTTCCAACATGTTGTTGACAACATCATCAACATGCTTAGAGTAAATACTAGgaaatttttaagaagaaagaCCAGAATACCTGCCCACAGAAAAGGGCAGATGCAAAACTAACCTGTGGCAGTTCTCCCCTCAGCAAGCTGTCATGGGATGACCTGACACCAGGCTTGTTGTATGTCAGCCAGCAGAGCATGAGCATCAAACTTTTGTGGACCAAAgtgaggaaagcaggagaggctggatgTGTGACTTAGTTCCACCGAGTGCTCGGGTGCAGTCATGAGTGCTGTGACAATGACAGCCAGTGGGAAACGTTCTgtcagccccacagcacagccagctaCCTGCAGCCTAATGCAGAGCGTTACAAGTGTGACACGAGTGCTATAGAAAAGATATATGGAAGATATGTAtagcattaaatatttattggttttgaaaagaaatttcatgTACAGTTTAGGATTTAAACATTTAGGCAGCCCGTCTTGTTTTTTTCACCCACCcctattttctaaaaaaagacAAGCATTTCTCTAAAGAAATACATCTTATTATAAAATCACGTCCTACAACTTCAAGAAAATACTTAACACCTTTAACCAAACTGACAAAGTAAttgcaatctttttttttttaattgtccaaaataaattctgatgCATCAAGAGTAAGAATTTGCAGTATTATCCATCTGTCATTTATCTGAAGACTGAACAAGAGACATTTCATTACCTTTCTCCTGATTTCAACCAGTTCTTCTTTGGAGAACAAGCACAAAGTGAGACATACCCCTATGAACTGGTACGTTGAAAGTACACAGCCATAAAACAAGTTAGCTCTTTTCCTGTGAGATCATTTTGTACCCTCTTTTTGGTAACAGATTGCACTGCTTGCCAATGACTACTACAACTATTGTCAAGTTATTTTACAAATGGTGAGAGAGACCAAGCTTGACAAGGtatgctttttctttaataacaTTTACTCTGACAACAGCAAACAACTGTAAGGGCAAAATTGTGTCTGTGTATCTTATTTACTTGATGGTTTGAGCCAAGGTAGATGATGATTTATGGACAAAAGGAGCATTCAGttgagttattttaaaattctgaattaacACAACATGCTCCAAGAATCTGAGTTTGTGCACATATCCTGAGCCCTCCTGGTGCCTCAGTAAATCTGAGCTGAGCACATTTCACATAGCCATGGATACGTATCTTTAACTACATCCTCATATCCATGGCAcaattctttgtttctttcctcttttgtaCACTGCCTGGTGAGGTTCAGCTTGttgctgcttccccagcacaCTGGAGGCCAGCCAGGATGGGCCCAGGCAAAGAGCCCATCTCCATGGTCATTCCTTTgcttctgtgtctgtgtgttgtCTTACTGAATCATATTTCACATTCCACAAGtgtaaaatcagtgaaaattcATAAAGGGCTTTGTGTGACAGGTGGAAGATTGTATCATGTCATTCTGGACATCTCTGCAGCCTGAAAGAATAGAGCTGATGTGCCTGCCAGATGTGTGCCAGCTGTTAAAAAGCTATGATAGGTATCTATTCAAGGTACTGCACACACATTTCCTTGCTGTAGCTATGCTATTATGTGTTTGTGTCTTTTTGGTAGCTCTAAGGAGAAggcctctctctttcttttgcGCTGTacaatgggatttttgtttatTCCTCAACTTTTATCTTTCCTTATCTTTCTGCTTCCTCTGAGACAGCCTGGtatgggttttggttttgaaaggAGACAGTAGAATTTGGGAtggctttcattttttccctatatATTAATTTGAAAGTTCCTAGTATCAGTGGAGTGTGCTGTTATAAATGTGGTCTGTGGCTCTGGCATGAGGTTATGTGACTGAAATTTCAACTGATGATGATTTTCCAGATTATGAGAGTTACTTTTCCTTTGAGAACACTACTGCATTTCTCAGTGGCCTTCCACATAGAAGTATGCAGGtttctgataaaaataatttgcttcttATTTCCAGCAGATCATTAAGTATTGTCTAGAAATTAATTTAGGAAGGAATATTTACTCTTAGGATCTTTGTCCTTCTGCTAAAAAAGTTAGCTTAGCTCTCGCttaattggaagaaaaaatgtgtttctttacacttacatttaaattatcaatataattttatttcatgctgCTGTAAATATCTGTGGTACACCAGTCAAGTGCAGCAGCATGAATTTGTATTCTAGGAATTGGAGAACATCCTACTTCCTGATTTCCTGGAGGAGGTGCCTGCACAACACATAGACTCAATCAGATCATTCAgtgaaaatgttaaatgttgGATGCTTAATCCTTTGGGAGGTTTTCCATTACTGCTCCAAACATCCAAGTCTAATGGTAGGTTTGAGTAGGAgagatattttcaaaaataatcttTGGTTAAACTGCAGAGAAGATTGTATTACAAAactcttaaattatttttttaaaaatttagctGATATAACAGTGATAGTAGCAACAATTAGAGTTAGTTGGGatacagttaaaaataaatggtcTTGCATAATGTGTGAGAATAAACGTAAGCCAGAAGTATTCCCAATTAATGGCAAATTGAAATGTACTTAAATTGAAATGTACTTAAATCTTTTTACAGATTTAAGTACATTACATGTCTCTTGCCATGATTGCTTTGGCTGGGTAGATGGCCAATAATATGCAGCATACCCTCTGAAACTCAGATATTATTGTGTCTCTTCCTCTTACAAGTGGCTTTATGCTGATAAATTAATTAATGGCTGTAGCAGTCcaatataaaaggaaaaaagccacagTCCCATAGGGAAGATATGACTGATATTAGAAGATGATTGGAAAAAATCTGTTCTCTACAAAGCTGTggtatatgtgtgtgtttgtaaatatctacacacacacacatatttatacCTATTAAGCTGAAGATTCTTACTAAAACATCATGTTGCTCAGTGGATCATTGAGTGAAGACCAACTCCACAGAGGTAAAGCAGGGCTCCTGTGTAGGCAAAAGTTTGTGATAGGATTCATATGCTCAGTATTGCAGACAGACTTAATTTTGGCATTTCTTACATTTGAATGCTTGACAGAGCATTAATTAGGAAgtattatataataaaatattgaaagacTTTTTCCTGCACATCATGGATTAATAGATTCACAGTGAAGGAAGAGAGGTGAGCTGGGCAGCTTCTCCTTGCAAGTTTTGACTGCAAGGgtccccagcccatcccataATGCTGTCTCAGtgcccctgctgtgccctccaTTACCCTCCAAATCTCCCCTAGGGAACTACTTTCTAACTTAAAATATGTCTTCATTAATGTATTTTAGactgtaaaatattaatgatgTGAAACATCTGTCTCTTCTTCTTTAACAGAAGCTAAAGAGTTTGTAAAAAGGCTCAGGAGACAGACAGACCTTTGCAACATGGTCAAGGTATGTTCCAGAATTCATGAAAAAAAGAGCCATGAATCTCATTCCTGTGGGCTGTTTGCACTATTTTTGACATGCTCCATTGGAAAACAAGTGCAGCAGCATGGATGTTCTGTACACCAACCATGTCATGCTCACACTCCttcccatctcttccctcactGCTAAGCATGGTGAGGGGACATTTTCCTCACTCTGGATTCTTCTGAAAGCCTCTGAGATGTAGTTGATGGCAGCCCATGGAGAGGGTCAGATGACAGTTTCCAGTTTCTTTGCCCATCCATGCCAAAGTCAGACAAGAGCACATGCTGGAGCATTCCTTCCATTGGTGCCCTTGGATCCTCCCAAATCCTTGGGTTTTGAGGTAGTATGGGATAAAAGGAAGGTCACAAATAGGGAAGAAAGTAAAAGAGAACAGGGATATATTGTCTCTTTCAAACATGTACAAgttcttttcacattttcccaACATGCCATCTGATTTGAATCATTACTCAGATGGAAGAAGGGAAGCAGGGAGAAAACAAgtgagggaggaagggaggaactGCAGCTTCTTGGACCACTAAATGTAGCTTTTCTTTATGGGAAAACTTCATCACCAGCAGCATACAAAACACTCCTCctcttacttaaaaaaaaaagagtaaaaattaaaaagcacagaCATGCATAAGGGCACCTACCCACACAAAAAGTTGACTTCCATGAAGTACTGAGCACTCTTAGTTTCCACTAACTGCAGCAGCCCTTGGAGATACTCATACCAGAAAATCTCAGCTTTATGTGCTTCTAAACAGGTCTTCTTATGCATTGAAGAGCATGATCCAGCAAGATCATGAGTGTCACCTATTCCCAGACATTTGTATTTGATTTGCATACTTCAGATCaccctttttgttttcaagcCATGATGTCAAAGGGCTGGCTGTAGCTCTTTCAGTCTTCCTTCCCTATTCTTAATGTGTGGGAAAGCTGCAGAGTCAAAACTGGATTTACAATCTCAAGATTTAGGGAGAGAGAATTTCAGCAATTGGGAGAAATTCTCTAGAAGAAGCCTCTGGGTGCTCTACATCCCTTTTACACTGTTTAACCCACACAAATTGAACACAGCAGACCTAGAATCAGGGTCGAATTTACACTTCTAGCTCTCACAAGTAAAAGTAGTTTGTACCTTCTCTAGAGCTTCTTCAAAACAAGGTAAAAGTAAAAGAGTTTTACTGCACTTGAGATTTTGGAGTTGTGAGTTCCAAGGTTTAATTATTTGTTGtatgaaaaaatactttcattattttaacattCCTACCCTTCTTCAAGCAATGCTTCCCACAGACCTGCATCACATCCTGCCTCAGTTATTTCTCTCTGAAGGTTATCTCATCTTCTCACACAGGAGTAATTTGATATTTCTAATCAACCTTCTCAGTTTTCTGTCTAAAATGCATCTGGAATTTCAACTACAGACTGATGGTCAGAGCAGGCAAGAGTGCTCCTGATGAGAAGTGCTACAGAGGCAGTGTGCAGCTGCAACCTCTGAACACTGTAACCACATCATTCCTTGTAGAGCACTTCACAATAATTCAGCCATCTGGTGAGAAAGTAAGAACAATTTTGGCAGGGTcaatattcaaaagaaaaaaggtaactTTCCAACCATGTGCAGATAAAGCAGGCTGACAGTTGCTACTACCTGGATGTGTAGAAATAATTAGAGCATAAAAAGGTGCAAATTCTCTGTGAGAAAAGAATGAATGTGATGCTTCTCATTTTCTGGGGCTGATTCCTGCCTCTGGTAAGTTGCATTTGAATGTTGAGAGGGCTGGCTCTCAGTCATTTTGGAGAATCATGTTTAGTATAGTGAAATCCAATGGCTGAAGGGATCAGTCCAAAGTGTTGGGCATGGAGTCAGGTATTAGCAGCCTACTGAAGGTGCTGCCCTGGTAGTTCCCAGCCTTTGGGTCATGTATTCTTTTTGCAGGCTctttttctgtcactgaaagCTCCAAGTCAAATAAGAAGAATGCCTTTGTCTTTAACTTATATGAAGGAGATTGCTAAGAGAGAATCAGATTGAgtttggtatttaaaaaaagttagCTGAATGATGAAAAATAGCTGTATTGAtaatttttgcaaagaaatggTCAGCTGCATTTGTTGCTGCTTGTGGGGTCATGTTAAGCATCTGGTAAATGGGATTTGTTAAAACATGTATGAATCCTGAAGTTTTCTGGAATTTTACAAAccatatttttcctctgaaaagccCAACTGGATaaaagttatttacagaaaagcCTGAAGTCCAAAAAGGCTTTAGGATCTTACTGATTTCAGTTTGGAAGACTAAACATATTTGTTAACAAAACTTAATGGATTCAGATTTAGTTTCCTTGActgttttcattgtttcatCAAGAATCTTAAGGAATATTGTGTGATATTAGcaactaattaaaaaaagtgAAGACATGATGATAAACATTGGTGTGAAAATTGTTTGCAATATCTCTGTAATACTTTTTGAGACAAATAGGAAGACAGATTCATTCACAAATGACTCATAAGCAGATAAATGGGATAAAAACCAACTAATACTGTTTTAACTAATACCATATTTCTAATGTTATTTTTACTCTCTCAAAGGCTTGAGCAATTTGAGAAAACTTGCAACAATTAAATTGCAACACAAATTAAGGACAGATAACACTGAAGGAAAGACATCTCTGATACACCATTCCATGCTTTAGACAAAATATCATTATTTAGTGTAATTATAATAACTCTAGGCAAAGCCAATTGCCCAGGCAATTGCCCAGATAATTCAAGTATGTTAGCCTTGTCTGCTCCATCACAGACAACACAGAGCATCATTGAAAAGGACATCTCCCAGAACAAAACTCTCTTGAAGGCAACATCAGATTTATCTCCTTTGATCCTAtacccccccacaccccccagtTTGGAGACTGGTCATATGAAGTCTAGTATTGAATAAGGGaagctttcctttttcagttCCCTTATTTGGCTGAGTTAAGGGCTTGAGAAAATGAAAGGCATTAACTGGTTTTTTATTCTGTCCAGACAGTAAGAGCACTCTTGAACAACAACAGCACAGTCACTGTTCTGCGATCAGGCTTGCATGCCATCTTCAATGAGAAATCTCTGGATGTGACCAAAGACCTCTTTCAAGAGAAGTTTAGGAATCCAAAGAAGCGGCAGAAAAACAtacaattaaaatgtaattaattgtTGCTATTTATTGACTTTCCTGTTAAGCACTAGGTTGTCATTGTTAGAGGTCCGGCATTTCCTCTTGTTTATTCATGACATCTGCCTTACTGGGAATTACACTCTTCCTGTAACTTGAAGGGCTAGAAAAGAGCCAATAAAACTGAGAATCGAGCATGAGGTAATATCCTCCTAACTTTAAAGTTTAAGAGTTAAAGGCTTTTGGTTCTGACTCTCTTAAAGCTTTTTGTGAGAGCAGGAGTGGGTTTGTGTTACTGAATTATGTATTTCCTAGAAGGTTGACAAGCAGGGatattttttcatggtttttttttgacagGAAAGATGTTTTCAATGATTGCATTTTCCTCTGTTATTAGTTGAAGCACACAAAATCATTTATTGTGgccagattttaaaatactgtatgCTGAACTGGACAAGGCCTTTTAGCTTTTGTGTCCTTTTGCTGTATTGTGGCCTGTGGGATCAATGTGGTGCTGTAAACAATAAAATACACAGTTTGTGTGCAGCCATGACATAATGATTTGACAGATTAATGAAAAGGAATAGAACAGGAACTTAATTTTTTGATTAATGATCtgccatttaaaatattaggATGAGATAGGCAAGTTGGACTAGGCTGTGTACAGAACTAACCAGGGGAACCTCAGCTCTTTGTTCCTGGTCCACTCATGCACTGACAAGGGATTTGTCACAGACTTTCTGTGACTGCTTTCAGTAGGAATAATAACTTGCCTGCTTCACAGAACCATCAGGAGAACCATTTCCttaatatacatatacatactAAACCCAAAACCACTGCATAGAACACTTAGTACATTTTTCTGTTACATTACTGATGTTCTTGGTCTTCCCAGGGTGGTTTTATTGAATTCTctgtttttattgcttttacaAACTGTTACCTATAATAAGCAAGGTTTCACTGAACTTATCCATATGCTTTTTTGAAGGAAGAGGTCTCAGTTGGAAGGGTATAAATTCAGGGAGGTGCAATTTACCTTTTGGCATTGGGTGGTAGATGCCAAACTTTTGAGGGAACAATTGTACTGATATGTGGCAGCATTATCCATATTTCTGTTGGTCTacagaatattttgtgttttctgctttgttttaaaattttgttctcCCGTCAACAGCCAGaccaagattatttttttccctcaaccACATAAAATCTCAGATAAATAAGTTAGCATTGCCTCTAACCAAATTCTAGCTTTTTCATTGGAACTGTTTTTTCTTGCCACCTTTGCCATGATGACTGGTCAGTGCAGTTATGCTGTAAATGGAAATACATATGAATTCTGACTGATTTCAAAGTAGGGTACTATTCCTCACTAAAGAAATGgtatattaataaaaatgtagaaatggATGTCTTAATCTATTTTGAGgcaaagataaaagaaaaaaaaatcttaaaactgcagaaacaaaccaaaaggcAGACCAATCACTTCAAGTAATGATCTCCCTTCTATATATTTCACAGGTTTGAAGAACTTCATTTCTTCACTGACATCTTCCACAGATATTCGAGATCTCCTGAGCTGTTTGTCTTCAGATCTCCAGACTTTTGTTATTAAGgtataaaattaataatttcagaataGAAGGAAGGATCACATCATTTACCCTGCTACATGCTGACTGTCACTAGTCTGCAGGAGGTACATTGCACACTAGCAACCTGACCAGACTGCAGATTTGCATAAATACACTTTATGCATTCTGTGGAAAAGGGGAGAATTAATTGACATACGAAAATTCCATCTGTGCAAACAACTACAAGCATATTTCTGTGCACATATCCACTCTAGTGGTTTCAGTATCTTCTCTGATTTCATATACACATATTATCATAGCCCCTAATAAACCAAAATTCAGAAGTACTATGTTGGTATAAATTAAGAACCTTACATCCTTGTTTCACCAAGCTGTTGACTTTTGGCAAGTACGAAGAACTTCTAGGAGAAAGTCTCTAGCTCTTGTGAAAGATTCAATTATGACCGTCCTCACATATGCACCTTTCTATAGATTACCAACTCTACCACCCCTCTACCTTCACTGACTCACAGTTTGTGTCACTGTGTTGGTGCTGCTGCATTTCGTTGGTTACCATAACATTAACTGCAGTTTGGTGGGTACTTAGAGTCAGAGTAAACTGTGTTCCTTGGCTTAATTAtttactcttatttttttcttttcaaatgaagAATAGTACTTTGCAATTCTGTAGTGCCTCCATCTTACATAAGCCTCAACTACATGATGGGATGGTATAGAGAAGATGGAGTGGGACTTTTCCTGGGCGTTCATAGTTATAGGCCATAAGGCAATAGACACAAGttgcagcaaagaaaatttccaatagatacaaagaaaaaaaaattaccctttAGAATAATTAAGCATAGGAAGAGATTACCTGGAAAGTCTGTAGAATCTTTATCCAGGAGATATTCGGAACTTGGCTGGACAAGGCCTGAACTAAGCAGGCTATGCTTTGGAGAAGACATCAGAATAGGTAATATCCAAAGATGTCTTTCAACCTAAGACATTTTAGGAttctaatagaaaaaaatgcttgTTGCTTTTTTCACCTTTGTATGCTGTTTGTACAGGGAAAATGATCTGACGCACagaaaggaataattttaaCCAACTTTAtcaaaaaccaatttttttctttatttgcagcCAAGCAAGAGTAAAGAGGCATTTAAAGAGCAGGCATCGGATTTCATGTTGAAATGGAACCTCCTGCTGAGCAATGTAGGCAAGATTCTGACCATCAACAGGACAGACAGTTTTGGTAAATAGGATCTTTGTGACTCTAACTTGATATGCCCCATTTTGACCTGAGATGGCAGAGGCAACAGATCTAAAAGTACCTCAAGGGGGCAATGAGGGCTGGTGGTGTAATGACAGGGCAatggggaatggctttaaactgaaagagagcaggtATAGACTGGATATTAGAAAGGAATTCTctacagtgagggtggtgaggcatcagaacaggttgcccagagaaggtgTGGATGCCTcatcactggaagtgttcaaggccaggttggatggggctttgagaaaCCTCTGGAAAGggcatggcagggggttggcactagatggtctttaaggtccctgccAATCCAAactgctctgcatttctgttattctatgattttaacTGACATAAATGCATGCAACATTTAATAGAGGTATCTCTTCTCCCACTCCTTTCCTTTTATCACCATTCTCCTGGTGATGTGGCTAGACAAGTCAGGGAAATGAAATGATTAGGTTTTGACCAAACCAGTTTTCTGGGCAAAACTCTAGGATGAGCATAAGAGAGGAGAGTAGGAGCAAGCAGCTGTAGATGGCAGGAAAGCTGGGACTCCCTCTTTTGGCAGAAGTTGTACTTTGTGGGgaagcagggaacagcagcctGAGGTGAGAGCTTCTGCTTTCCCTCCATACAAGATCTGCACACCACAGCAACATGGCTTGATGGAGATCTGGGGCCACTAATATTCCAAACCATAAGCATTCCAGACATCTCAAGTGATAGCTCTGAGTCCCCCAGGTTCTTACTGTATaacacagccagagcagagccactGCAACAACTAGTTGCCAAAAAAGCAGCTAGTTCCTCTGACAACAGATATATGCTCCTCTTACTTAATGTCTTACACTGACCTAAGTTCTTGCCTAGCCAGCAGCACACCTGTTGAAGGTATTGAACTGACTGAAAAATAGCCACTTCTTTAGctgggttatttttctttccaccttAGGGCTCTGAGCTGTCAAACATCAAACCCATCATACATCACTGCAAGGTGGGAGAAGGGGAGCTGTGCAGTTGTGTTCACTTACACACAAGTTGTGAGGCTTGAAGTGATACAAACATGTCTTAAATCAGCCCAATCTCTACCCTAACTGCCTTTCACTTCACTTGTAACACCTTGCAAAGGTgccatttctgcagaaatgtaCCGTCTCCTGTAAGTTGCTTCTAATCCCAAACTGTGTTAAATGCCTTTTAGATTTTCAAAGGAGCAACTTCATATTTTTAACTCTTCTGTTGGATGCAACTTCATACAAATAACCAAAGAAAAcctcattattttctttgaaatgccCCTTCAAAACCATGCTTTCATGTGTTTGCTATAAACACATAACAAAGGGGTATGTCAAGGTTGTTGCCTTTTGTGTTCTTCAGTATTCTTACCCCATTAATGCCTGTGCTTGTGCATGTATGAACACACTCTTCTTCTGCATCAAGCTGCTGCCTTTTGCCTTCTGTTTGCTTGTAAACTGTCTGGAGCAGGATCAGAGTTTTGTTCTGTGTCTGCAGGGAACATAACACAGTAGGGTCCCTCGTCCATCAGCTGCTGCATTACAGTAAGGGTAAAACAATCaatcctttctctctctccagagGAGTTCTGCACAAAACTCTCCAATGTTATATGCAGTATTTTTGGCAATGAATAAACTGAGAATGCATTCCAAGAACTGCACTGGAAGTATAATGTTTATTGAAATCCCCCATGACGATGAAAtcctcttccctctttccaCCACAAGAAGAGTTTAATGAATTGCCTCTCTGTTCTGCAGTTGTGTTGATGGATGGGATACAATGGATGAAGCACATCTCTTGGTCTGCTGAGACTTTGTTAAACTAATTACAAATTACATTTTCACCCATTTTATGACAGTTTTCGTACTACAATAACactaaaattgaatttttttcaaatatgagagagttaaaaatattttttaatattttgctgtgATGCTTCAATAATGTGGCCATTATTATATTTCTTTACTCCTTAAGATGTTGTATTTGATCTATCAAtgtcccttttttctctttttttgcatgtttctGTTCCTTTAGGACATTGAGTTTTAGCAGACAGGCTGAAGCAGTTCTGTTAACAAGCCATCTGGTGTAAAAGTTCTGTACTTGGGAACATTGCTTTCCAGAAATGTCTTAAATCTCagcatttcttcaaaatatgAACTATGTAGTGTCCACACTGAGGAAACACAATTACCTGGGGAAATGTGTCATGTTAATCCAGTAATCAAAACAAATCTTGCTTCTGACTTGGCCTCTTGCCTTCTAGCTTGCCACATCCAGCAGACATAATACACTGGCATACTCACACCTCTCAATTTAGGATTGACTTTCacccttttccagcccagcccccacTTAGGTGATGCCCAGGTGAGAtcagaggagctctgcaggtACCCCTGCTGtagggcagcagggagcaggtgtGCTAGAGCATCCAGGGCTAATGGGACCTCTac
This genomic interval carries:
- the RFX8 gene encoding DNA-binding protein RFX8; translated protein: MEDAEPEPVSEQADMAYFGPTSLTYLPVLQWLADNFYLCGGCTVPCRLLYELYIETCNPDFKIQVHPSTFGKLIQLVFPGLVTRKRTTAGSIRYHYDGIAIKKESSFYARFCCLLYEQNYLRHCSPGEVSISDVQPSTSRSSWSSENAADYKKNRPKKGTSKNLQYYPSVIYLKTEQETFHYLSPDFNQFFFGEQAQSETYPYELIALLANDYYNYCQVILQMVRETKLDKVEDCIMSFWTSLQPERIELMCLPDVCQLLKSYDRYLFKELENILLPDFLEEVPAQHIDSIRSFSENVKCWMLNPLGGFPLLLQTSKSNEAKEFVKRLRRQTDLCNMVKTVRALLNNNSTVTVLRSGLHAIFNEKSLDVTKDLFQEKFRNPKKRQKNIQLKCLKNFISSLTSSTDIRDLLSCLSSDLQTFVIKPSKSKEAFKEQASDFMLKWNLLLSNVGKILTINRTDSFGSWLLLNMLLVDFAAHIFQSYIEEEKEEGNALVAKQNEVPVLCVYEPSHLSACFAEEEPQANAAQTALVMQNQNNFGLSNAFQSSELFGEHSHCQQAHPDNLGRENYYIMY